The stretch of DNA CGTTCCAAAGCTCAGCGTAGGCCTGGCGACCCACGAGCACAGCTCTCTTCCCGATGTTGGCGTACTGGCGGTGGAGGGCAGGGATGGTGATGCGTCCTTGACTATCCATCTCAACTTCGAGGGCGAAGCAGTGGAAATCGCGGAGAAGCCAGTCGAGGTTGGCGTTGCTGCGCGCTTTCGCTTCAAGCTGGGAGATGAGTCGCTCATATTCGACCTCCGGATACAGGCGTAGATGCTTGTCGCGTTCCCTGAGGGACTTGGTGAGGTAGAACTTGTTTCCAAGCGCAGGCCGGTAGGCCGCGGGGATGATGACCCGCGACTTGTCGTCGAGATTGTGATAGAAG from Pseudomonadota bacterium encodes:
- a CDS encoding division/cell wall cluster transcriptional repressor MraZ encodes the protein MRGSVSPQYLLGSFYHNLDDKSRVIIPAAYRPALGNKFYLTKSLRERDKHLRLYPEVEYERLISQLEAKARSNANLDWLLRDFHCFALEVEMDSQGRITIPALHRQYANIGKRAVLVGRQAYAELWNAESLEEGQRAAIGDLADYLD